Proteins found in one Actinokineospora alba genomic segment:
- a CDS encoding YncE family protein: MRLLVLTLSLVLVAGCEPDPPPPPRSVDTKPAETGAPLFAYAEKGKLRLMRAGAVVAELDADTGEQAEWAPDGSRFVAITGEQLVSIDARTGAIAKAACTCHDIAIAAGKVYASAEYGATELTAFDLATLKPQGPLKLDNGASSIAGAGDRLVTFQISQTGARDASELIIVDPATGKTTNAGKVGQVADTAFTPRGWSGGPLFAYATTGSTGAATAVAEVFWLDPTSSAEQTKTSDQELRQTTPNIAADDWNSSRDHLWWAADGTLRTAAWTWSCTYGGLNGPQCGEKSAHNQWRYDGAQWARTDERDLDSVLDIGAGSGLELGRGEEDKPLTLVEGQTRTVLSTHARQVWIPPQHGRPTGDSSPAALAKQWAPLVRLSQFDLAGPADPSDFIARSTLRWSHDNNCHDHHIAGDLDERVLGQGGYHHQAGGKPHYPLNRECPHEGDPLPSNHTEDVGSGEFLGPEGFFLDADNLAIAEIDDPHRSDGVNTAPVYWQHADQDGKPGGRVAVIYWLFYPINPNANPHEGDWERVAVVLDDETPVTMTFWGHGHACAMPWTDVEKADGHPVAYSAVLSHASYPRPGRNKQDIANPGDRWTTWQKLEPVTEQPWWGYTGAWGEGGPKHLRGPSGPSPGRGVGETFTTDKC, encoded by the coding sequence ATGCGTTTGCTTGTCCTCACGCTGTCATTGGTGCTGGTGGCAGGCTGCGAGCCGGATCCACCGCCGCCGCCGAGATCCGTGGACACCAAGCCCGCGGAGACCGGCGCCCCTTTGTTCGCCTACGCCGAGAAGGGCAAGCTCCGGCTGATGCGGGCCGGTGCCGTGGTCGCCGAACTCGACGCCGACACCGGTGAACAAGCGGAATGGGCTCCGGACGGTTCGCGGTTCGTGGCGATCACGGGCGAGCAGCTGGTCTCGATCGATGCGCGGACCGGCGCGATCGCGAAGGCCGCTTGCACCTGCCACGACATCGCGATCGCGGCCGGGAAGGTGTACGCCTCGGCGGAATACGGCGCGACCGAGCTGACAGCGTTCGACCTCGCCACCCTCAAGCCCCAGGGGCCGCTGAAACTGGACAACGGCGCCTCGTCGATCGCCGGCGCCGGTGATCGGCTGGTGACGTTCCAGATCTCGCAAACCGGTGCCCGCGACGCGAGCGAACTGATCATCGTCGACCCGGCCACCGGCAAGACGACGAACGCGGGCAAGGTCGGCCAGGTGGCGGACACCGCGTTCACCCCGCGCGGCTGGTCGGGTGGGCCGCTGTTCGCCTACGCCACCACGGGATCCACAGGCGCGGCGACAGCGGTGGCCGAGGTGTTCTGGCTCGACCCCACCAGCTCGGCCGAGCAGACGAAGACGAGCGACCAGGAGTTGCGGCAGACGACACCGAACATCGCCGCCGACGACTGGAACAGCAGCCGCGACCACCTCTGGTGGGCGGCGGACGGAACCCTGCGCACAGCCGCGTGGACGTGGTCATGCACCTACGGCGGACTGAACGGACCGCAGTGCGGTGAGAAGTCCGCGCACAACCAATGGCGTTACGACGGCGCCCAATGGGCGCGGACCGACGAACGCGACCTCGACAGCGTGCTCGACATCGGCGCCGGGAGCGGTCTCGAACTCGGCAGGGGAGAGGAAGACAAGCCACTCACCTTGGTGGAAGGCCAAACCCGGACCGTGCTCAGCACCCACGCCCGTCAGGTGTGGATTCCCCCGCAGCACGGTCGCCCGACCGGCGACTCCTCGCCGGCTGCGCTGGCCAAGCAGTGGGCTCCTCTGGTTCGCCTGTCGCAGTTCGATCTCGCGGGCCCGGCTGACCCGAGCGACTTCATCGCCCGCTCCACGCTGAGGTGGAGTCACGACAACAACTGCCACGACCACCACATCGCGGGCGACCTCGACGAACGCGTCCTCGGTCAGGGCGGCTACCACCACCAAGCGGGAGGGAAGCCGCATTACCCGTTGAACCGCGAGTGCCCCCATGAAGGCGACCCGCTCCCGTCGAACCACACCGAGGACGTCGGCTCGGGGGAATTCCTTGGGCCCGAGGGCTTCTTCCTCGATGCCGACAATCTCGCGATCGCCGAAATCGACGATCCTCACCGCTCCGACGGAGTGAACACCGCCCCCGTCTACTGGCAGCACGCCGATCAGGACGGCAAGCCGGGCGGCCGAGTCGCGGTCATCTACTGGCTGTTCTACCCCATCAACCCGAACGCCAACCCGCACGAGGGCGACTGGGAACGGGTAGCGGTCGTGTTAGACGACGAAACGCCGGTCACGATGACCTTCTGGGGACACGGGCACGCCTGCGCCATGCCATGGACCGACGTCGAGAAGGCTGACGGCCATCCCGTCGCCTACTCGGCTGTCCTCTCGCATGCGTCATACCCGCGACCGGGACGAAACAAGCAGGACATCGCCAACCCCGGCGACCGCTGGACCACCTGGCAGAAGCTCGAACCTGTCACCGAGCAGCCTTGGTGGGGCTACACCGGAGCATGGGGTGAGGGCGGACCCAAGCACCTTCGTGGCCCATCAGGCCCCTCACCGGGGCGAGGCGTTGGCGAAACGTTCACCACCGACAAGTGCTAG